The genomic stretch ACCCCGCCGTTGGGTCCGTAGCAATAGTCCAGTTCATGATTGATCAAAAAGATTCGCGGGCAGATCACCCAATAGTCATGAAGGGTTACGACGACCGGAATCCCCCTGTCATAGGCTATGCCGATGAGAGAGGCGCCCAGGTTTTGGAGTTCTTGAAAATTAACCACATCCGGTTTTTCCGCTTCCAGGAACGCGGCGAAGCGCCTTTCTTCTTCTGGGATGACACAATCTTCCCAGAGTTTGCCATCGAGGGAACGAATCGCCCCCGCCTTCCCTTCGCCGACGAAGTGACAGAGTTCAAATCCGCCGATCGAACAGAGCCCCTTCGCCAAGGTATCGATATACCGCTTCACCCCTCCCGCCGGTTGCGGATAGACAAATGCCACTTTCAACCTTCTCGTTGCTCCCTTCACGCGAATCGGGTGGGCGCTTCCGTAACCCCTATGCCCGATCGAAACTCATCTCAGCCAGTTCGCGCCACGACAAGACCAAGAGCTCCCGCTCACCGATCAACGAGCGGATCTGGGCTTTCACTTCCTCATCATAGCGGCCTTCAAAGGATAAGATCACGGCATCGATCTGTTCCGCCTGCTCCCGCAACCAGTCCGGCCCGTAGATGGGAACGCTCCTCATCGTGTGGTTTTGCCGGCGCCCATCGTTGTCGAGGAAGCATACCGTCTCAATGCCCGCTTGCCGCATGTCCTCCAGCAGGAATAAGGCCAGCTTCATAGAGCCGAAGATGGCCGCCCGTCGCACGCCCCGCAAGACGCTGGACAGACTGCGCTTTTGCAGAAGCAGCGCCTCGAACCAGGCGCGGTAATAATGAAAATTGTACTCGCCCGTCGAGAGGGGCTTGCTCTCGGTAGCAAAGAGCTTCTTCGTGATCAACTCGCCCTCGGCGCGGGTTTTCCAATAATTCTTCAAACTGCTGGAGGTTCCCCCGATCCGGAAGTTGGCGATGGTGCGGTCGAAGTAGTAGGCCTTGTCGCCGTCACTGAGGAAGCACTTAATCACAAACTCAAAATCACCGGCGATGGGATAATCGAGACTAAAACCGCCCTGTCGTTCAAAGAGGGACCTGCGGGCAAAAAAACCGGGATGCGGCGTCATATAGCCCTGCTTGAAATCCTCTATCGTCACGGGTTTTCCGTAATAATAGAAAAAACCCGAACCCTCTTCATGCATCCGCACATTTCCATAGACGATGCTTAGACCGGGGTGAGCGTGAAAAATGGACGCTACCTCTTCGATCACATTGTCATCCTCAAGGTAGTCGTCAGAATTCAGGAAGTAAACAATATCCCCTGTTGACGCCCGGTACCCTTTGTTAAAGGCGTCATAGATTCCTCGATCCGGCTCTGATATCACCTTGGCGATGCGAGAGCGGTATCGGTCGACGATGTCCAGCGTGCCGTCCGTCGACCCTCCGTCGACGATGATGTATTCAATGTGGCGATAGGTTTGTCCGAGGATACTGGCGATCGTCTGCTCCAGATGCTTTTCGCTGTTGTAGGTGGCCGTAACGATTGAGATCAGGGGCCCGACCATATGGAGTTGCCTCCCCACTTGCGTCTTTTGGCGGAGGGCAGATTTTCCACCTCTGCCTTAACGAGACAACCGTCTCAGCTCTTTATGGCTTGGTGATGTACGGAATGGTGTCGAAGTCTATAATGCTCTTCAACCCCATCTCGATCAACCGATTGCCGATTTCCTGGTGATAGGCGATGGAACCAATGACCACAAAAATATCCTCGACAAGGCCAATCGCCTCATCCGGAGCGGCGATGTTCAAATCCATCAGCTTTTGGCCGGCCTTCCGGACATCGCTGTCGATGAAGCCGGCTGCCTGGATGCCCAGTTCCTGCAACAAGTAGTACACGGCGCTCCCGACTTTTCCTGTTCCCCAGATGTAAACAGGCCGTCCCTGGGCAGCTATGGTGATTCTGCCGATCCATTCGCCCATGCCGGCTTGGTGCACCACCTGCTTGTTCTCCACGCCTTTGTAATGCTCCGCGATCTTTCTGACCCGGCGCGACTCATCGCCAAAAAACAGGTTCTTCCACCGCTGATTCGGCTGGTCAAACTTGCTCCCTTGGGGGGTGAAGACCGATATGCAATCATTTAAGAGCAAGCCGTTCCAATTGATCAATTCTTGACGGATACAGCACAGGCCCACGGAAGCGCAGATCGCCTCAAACCCTTCGGCGGTGACGGTGCCCGCCCGCCATGCGGCGTTTTCCACAAGGACCTCCCCGTTTTGATCACAGTAGCGGCCCAGATTGGAATGATGGATAAAGCCCACGCCGTCGGGCTTTAATTTCTTCGCGAGTTGCTTCAGATAGGCTTCGAGCACGTCGATCTCGACATGCACCAAGGAGTCCCAACTGAAGACAAAGTCCAGCGAATTGTCTTCAATCATATCGAGCGATTTCCCGTCATTGGTGAAGTAACGGAGATTCTTTGCGCCGGCGAACCGCGCTTTGCAAGCGTCGATGCAACGTTCCGTTAAATCGACCAGTATCAGTTCTTGCGAGACATCTTTTAGAAACTGCGTCCACCGCCCGAAGCCTGGCGCCAGTTCCAGCGTTCGCCCCAACGGGAGGTAGGGCAGGATTCGCGGCAATATGGTGCAAGTCCATAGATACTCCGTTCCACCCCAACCGGCTGACCACTCATCGCCCGATTGACTCCAATCGTAATTCGACCAGGTTTGCAAGTTATCGTTGATCGTCGCCAATATAGTTCCTCCCTCAATAAATTAACCTGAATCAGTGACAGGATAAAAAGTAAATAGTCGAAATTCAGCGCATTTCCCCGTATAATAGAGATAAACGAGTTTAATCGGAGTGATTTAAACTCACCGACGGGGTGAATGCATGACCATGAAGAAGTTCATTATCGAGCAATCGAATGAGGAGCTTACACCGGTAACTGGATTGGCGCTCGTGGGCGCCTTGTTAAGAAAGACTTCATTGAAATTGCGATTGGATAAGTCCACTGTGCCCACTTGTTTGACACCAGATATAAGCCACGGAACTGTTGCTCTGAGCTACCTGGGCCTTCTCTGTCAGGGAAAGAATGACTTCGATGCGATTGAGCTGGCTCGTGGAGATGACTTTTTTCGATACGCCATGGGCGTCGACATCGTACCCTCCAGTCCCACGTTACGACAACGATTTGAAAAGGTTGTTGAGACGGATTTGAAATGGAACGACATCATTATGGAAGAATCTGCTCGTCTCATCAAAAAAGCAAAAGTTCCCTTGACACCTGTTCGGGTCGGCGCTACGGACTATCTGACGGTAGACGTAGATGTGACGCCATTGGATAATTCCGGTTCCAAAAAAGAGGGGGTGACGCGCACCTACAAAGGTCATGATGGCTTTGCGCCCATACTGGCCTACCTCGGTCAGGAAGGCTACTGCATAAACGTTGAGCTGCGTCCGGGCAAAGATCATAGCCAGAAAGGAACGCCCCAGTTCTTAACAAAGAGCATCAATTACGCACGCCAGTGCGGAGCTGAGAAGCTTCTGGTACGCATGGATTCCGGCTTTGACAGCGTCGATAACATACGCGTCCTCCGCGCAGAGAATGTTGACTACATAATCAAAGGCAACCTTCGCCAAGAAACTCCCGAAATGTGGAGGGACATCGCCCTTAAAAATGGGCAGGCCCGAATTGTTCGGGAAGGAAAAGTGGAGTATACGGGCAGCGTAATGTGGAAGGTCGGCGATATGGAACAACGTGAACGGGTGGTTTTCCATGTCGTGGAACGAACCATCTTGTCCAATGGGCAGCAATTGCTGCTTCCAGAGTTAGAAGTGGCCACGTACTGGACGTCGTTACCCGTCTCGCCGGAAGAATTGATTCATTTGCAAAGAGATCACGGAACCAGCGAGCAATTCCATAGCGAGTTAAAAACGGACCTTGATTTGGAACGACTGCCTAGTGGAAAATTTAAGGTCAATGATCTGGTCTTTCATTTCGGTGCGCTTGCCTATAACCTGCTTCGCATCGTTGGTCAAATGAGCTTACACCATCTGGATTCCCCTCTAAAGAGAAAGGCCCATACGCAGCGCCGCCGGATACGCACGGTACTTCAAAATGTGATCACCATTGCGTCTCGATTGGTGAGACATGCCAGACAAGTGAAGCTCCGGCTCGGGGCGCATAGTCCCTGGTACGCAACGTTTAAGGATCTCTATCTTGCTTTTTCGTAAACGGCAAGAATTTCCTAAAAAATCAAATTCATTCGATGGGATAGACCTTTGGATGTAAAATGTGTCAAAGGTTAGCTTTGCTATACGCTTTTATGGATCTCGTTTCTTGACGGCATCACCTTCTTTGATAAGACGACGTGTTCAAATGGCTATCTAAGGAAATTGGATTAAATTCTTGTAATACGAATTACTTTTTGTGGAAAATCATTGGGGTACTGCTAAGTCGACTCACGGATTCAGGATATCTTTTTGGCGTTCTCTATGGCGCGTGGGTCGAAAGCACGAATCACTGCACCTTCGACTAAAAGCTGATTAATGATTGAGATGGCGGCTGACTCACGCATATCGTCAGTTCCTGATTTGAAAGCCAGGCTTAGAATGCCGATGCGCCTACCCGCTAAAGGCGGTTCAACCCCCTAATTCTAGAGCGTAGACCCCTTATTCGCTGTTTTTCGTAGAGTCTCACAAAATTGACGATTGCGCTGATTCGGGGGGCTGCCGTCACCGCCTCTTACAGGTTCCTATACAGACCAACGTCTATCAAGGGCAAGGGCTTCGCCACGCCTTCGGCGTCCCTTGACAGACGTCGGCCTGTATAGGGAACGTCAATTAGGCGGTCGACGTCGGGCTTTGCGCTTTAGCCTGCCTGGTCTATAGTCCGGTACCTATGCTACAGTGTGACAATAAAAGCGGGTACGTTCCCATCCGCCATCTGTCGACAAAACTCCGCAGGGGACATATTGTAGAGGCTGCCGTGGATTCGCCTCTGGTTATAAAAGTCAATGTATTCTCCGACCACTTGGTAGGCGTCTTGGTAGGATTCAAAGGTATGCTTGATGTAGCACTCGCGTTCCAGATTTGCATAAAACGATTCGATATGGGCGTTTTTGTTCGGCGTCTTCGGGGGAATTCGTTCGTGTTCAACCTGGTATTGTTCGCACGTTTCCTCAAACACACGGCTGATAAACTGCGGTCCATTGTCGGTTCGCACAATTGGCTTCTTTTCTTTTTGGTTCCTCGCTATTTTGTGTGGGTTGGCAATTACAGAAATGATAAAATGGAGCTATGAACAACAAAGATTTATTCCAATTAGCCCTCGGCTTAACCCCACCATGGTTTGTCTCTGAAGCCCGGTTTAACGCCGAGGCACAAGAACTTCATATTACGATCGACTTCGTACCCGGAAGCTCATTTGCTTGCCCGGCTTGTGCTGAAGCTGGCTGCAAAGCCCACGATACAAAGGAGAGATCTTGGAGACACCTGAACTTCTTTCAGCACAAGACCTTTATCCATGCATCTGTTCCTCGAACGAAATGCGACCGATGCGGGGCAGTCCGTCAGGTAACGGTGCCGTGGAGTCGGCCGGGCAGTGGATTCACCCTGCTCTTTGAGGCCTATGTGATGACACTCATGAAAGAAATGCCTGTTAAATCAGTCGCGCGAATTGTTCACGAACATGACTCGCTACTGTGGCGAATCCTCCACCACTATGTTCATAAAGCTCGCCGAAAAGAAAACCTGTCGACCGTCGAGAAAATTAGCATCGACGAGACGGCTCGGGCGAAAGGGCATAAGTACATCTCGATGGTTATTGATGCCGACACCCGGCGAGTGATATTCGCAACAGAGGGAAAAGGCGCTGATGTTCTTCCGAAGTTTAAAGAAGATTTTCAATCCCACGGGGGTAGTGCCGAGAATATTACTGATGTTTGCATGGACATGTCCCCGGCCTTTATTTCAGGTGTAGAA from Heliomicrobium modesticaldum Ice1 encodes the following:
- a CDS encoding glycosyltransferase family 2 protein produces the protein MVGPLISIVTATYNSEKHLEQTIASILGQTYRHIEYIIVDGGSTDGTLDIVDRYRSRIAKVISEPDRGIYDAFNKGYRASTGDIVYFLNSDDYLEDDNVIEEVASIFHAHPGLSIVYGNVRMHEEGSGFFYYYGKPVTIEDFKQGYMTPHPGFFARRSLFERQGGFSLDYPIAGDFEFVIKCFLSDGDKAYYFDRTIANFRIGGTSSSLKNYWKTRAEGELITKKLFATESKPLSTGEYNFHYYRAWFEALLLQKRSLSSVLRGVRRAAIFGSMKLALFLLEDMRQAGIETVCFLDNDGRRQNHTMRSVPIYGPDWLREQAEQIDAVILSFEGRYDEEVKAQIRSLIGERELLVLSWRELAEMSFDRA
- a CDS encoding class I SAM-dependent methyltransferase, whose amino-acid sequence is MATINDNLQTWSNYDWSQSGDEWSAGWGGTEYLWTCTILPRILPYLPLGRTLELAPGFGRWTQFLKDVSQELILVDLTERCIDACKARFAGAKNLRYFTNDGKSLDMIEDNSLDFVFSWDSLVHVEIDVLEAYLKQLAKKLKPDGVGFIHHSNLGRYCDQNGEVLVENAAWRAGTVTAEGFEAICASVGLCCIRQELINWNGLLLNDCISVFTPQGSKFDQPNQRWKNLFFGDESRRVRKIAEHYKGVENKQVVHQAGMGEWIGRITIAAQGRPVYIWGTGKVGSAVYYLLQELGIQAAGFIDSDVRKAGQKLMDLNIAAPDEAIGLVEDIFVVIGSIAYHQEIGNRLIEMGLKSIIDFDTIPYITKP
- a CDS encoding IS1380-like element ISHmo1 family transposase; translation: MTMKKFIIEQSNEELTPVTGLALVGALLRKTSLKLRLDKSTVPTCLTPDISHGTVALSYLGLLCQGKNDFDAIELARGDDFFRYAMGVDIVPSSPTLRQRFEKVVETDLKWNDIIMEESARLIKKAKVPLTPVRVGATDYLTVDVDVTPLDNSGSKKEGVTRTYKGHDGFAPILAYLGQEGYCINVELRPGKDHSQKGTPQFLTKSINYARQCGAEKLLVRMDSGFDSVDNIRVLRAENVDYIIKGNLRQETPEMWRDIALKNGQARIVREGKVEYTGSVMWKVGDMEQRERVVFHVVERTILSNGQQLLLPELEVATYWTSLPVSPEELIHLQRDHGTSEQFHSELKTDLDLERLPSGKFKVNDLVFHFGALAYNLLRIVGQMSLHHLDSPLKRKAHTQRRRIRTVLQNVITIASRLVRHARQVKLRLGAHSPWYATFKDLYLAFS
- a CDS encoding UDP binding domain-containing protein; the protein is MGILSLAFKSGTDDMRESAAISIINQLLVEGAVIRAFDPRAIENAKKIS
- a CDS encoding integrase core domain-containing protein, producing MRTDNGPQFISRVFEETCEQYQVEHERIPPKTPNKNAHIESFYANLERECYIKHTFESYQDAYQVVGEYIDFYNQRRIHGSLYNMSPAEFCRQMADGNVPAFIVTL